One segment of Carassius auratus strain Wakin chromosome 2, ASM336829v1, whole genome shotgun sequence DNA contains the following:
- the LOC113121022 gene encoding kin of IRRE-like protein 1 isoform X1: protein MGFSMTCLWILTLAISVHRVLSGPRFSQEPADQSVVIGERVVLSCVVFNYTGIVQWTKDGLALGIGEDLRAWPRYRVLRILDVGQYNLEITSADLTDDSLYECQATEAALRSRRAKLTVLIPPEGPVIEGSPEILLTAGTSYNLTCVSRGAKPLSTIEWYKDGIMVEGAHTSTEVLADRKRVTTKSFLEIQPVDTDTGRNFTCVASNLAAPLGKRVTVTLNVHHPPTVVLSIEPRSVLEGERVQFTCQATANPPIMGYRWAKGGVILDGARESVFETTADHSFFTEPVSCLVFNAVGSTNVSILVDVHFGPILVLEPRPVTVDVDSDVSLNCKWSGNPPLTLTWTKKGSSMVLSNSNQLFLKSVSQADAGQYVCKAIVPRIGVGETEVTLTVNGPPIISSEPIQYAVRGEKGEIKCYIASTPPPDKIVWAWKENVWEKERGTLLERYTVEQSRPASQGGAVLSTLTINNVMESDFQSTYNCTAWNAFGPGTMIITLEETDIVPVGVIAGGSVGSSMLLLLLLFALIFYLYRQRKASRRGVTLKPDIKVETVNKETHSLEEEAASASTATRMVKAMYSFLPSVSLSPSTQPFKDDMELKQDIQSDTLEPKAEEYEAKDPTNGYYNVRATTHDEVRTSNRSLLYQEFRPPNPASVSASAGGPVANIHPAPMGRYEPRPTSRMAHNTYTHFNTIARASQIQAPPNPVSKTTHYTGERGLLESTNPLAFDSYAYSTTPQYRLGFAPPLEAGPAYEMYPTGQGVGTSQDANVGKHSSSAQFPYSTPPTEYSQRHTQRMQTHV, encoded by the exons tgcTCAGCGGCCCGCGGTTTTCTCAGGAGCCGGCGGATCAGTCTGTGGTGATCGGGGAGAGAGTAGTTTTGTCCTGTGTGGTGTTTAACTACACCGGCATTGTACAGTGGACCAAAGACGGGCTCGCTCTTGGCATCGGAGAAGATCTGAggg cttgGCCGCGGTACCGTGTATTGCGGATCTTGGATGTTGGGCAGTATAATCTGGAGATCACGTCAGCGGACCTGACCGATGACTCACTGTACGAGTGTCAGGCCACTGAAGCCGCTCTGAGGTCCAGAAGAGCTAAACTCACTGTTCTGA ttCCCCCTGAAGGTCCTGTTATCGAGGGCTCTCCAGAGATCCTGCTGACAGCAGGAACCTCATATAACCTCACCTGTGTGTCTCGAGGAGCAAAGCCACTGTCAACGATAGAGTGGTACAAAGATGGGATCATGGTGGAGGGAGCCCATACCAGCACT GAAGTGTTAGCAGACAGGAAGAGGGTGACCACAAAGAGTTTTCTGGAGATTCAGCCAGTGGACACAGATACAGGACGAAATTTCACCTGTGTGGCCTCAAACCTGGCTGCCCCGCTGGGAAAGAGGGTCACTGTGACACTCAACGTCCACC ATCCTCCTACAGTTGTCCTGTCTATAGAGCCTCGCTCGGTTCTAGAAGGAGAGCGAGTTCAATTTACCTGCCAGGCCACTGCCAACCCTCCCATTATGGGCTACAG GTGGGCTAAAGGGGGTGTGATTCTGGATGGAGCGAGAGAAAGTGTGTTTGAGACGACAGCAGATCACTCGTTCTTCACTGAGCCCGTGTCCTGTCTGGTCTTTAATGCGGTGGGCAGCACCAACGTCAGTATTTTAGTGGACGTTCACT TTGGTCCAATTCTGGTGCTGGAGCCGAGGCCTGTAACGGTGGACGTTGACTCTGATGTCTCACTCAACTGTAAATGGTCAGGAAATCCTCCACTCACCCTCACATGGACCAAGAAGGGCTCCAGCATG GTCCTCAGTAACAGTAATCAGCTATTCCTGAAGTCTGTGAGTCAGGCGGATGCAGGACAGTATGTGTGTAAAGCCATCGTCCCCAGAATCGGTGTGGGAGAAACAGAGGTCACTCTTACAGTCAATG GTCCTCCAATCATCTCGAGCGAGCCGATCCAGTATGCGGTGAGAGGAGAGAAGGGGGAAATCAAGTGCTACATAGCCAGCACCCCTCCACCGGACAAAATC gtttgggCATGGAAGGAGAACGTGtgggaaaaagagagagggacGCTGCTGGAGAGGTACACAGTGGAGCAGAGTAGACCTGCGTCACAAGGGGGCGCCGTTCTGTCCACCCTCACCATCAATAATGTCATGGAGTCCGACTTCCAGTCCACCTACAACTGCACGGCATGGAACGCGTTTGGACCGGGAACCATGATCATCACACTGGAGGAGACAG atataGTGCCTGTAGGTGTGATAGCAGGTGGATCTGTTGGATCTTCCATGTTGCTTCTGCTCCTCCTGTTTGCTCTGATATTCTATCTGTATCGACAGCGCAAAGCCA GTCGTCGTGGAGTCACGTTGAAGCCAGACATTAAAGTGGAAACGGTCAACAAGGAGACTCACAGTCTTGAGGAGGAGGCTGCCAGCGCCTCCACAGCTACACGAATGGTAAAAGCTATGTATTCT TTTCTTccctctgtctccctctctccctccacCCAGCCCTTCAAAGATGACATGGAGCTGAAGCAGGACATCCAGAGCGACACGCTGGAGCCCAAGGCGGAGGAGTATGAGGCCAAG GACCCCACCAATGGTTACTACAATGTTCGAGCTACAACACATGATGAAGTCCGCACTTCTAACCGTTCCCTGCTGTACCAGGAATTTCGGCCACCAAATCCTGCTTCAGTTTCGGCGTCAGCTGGTGGCCCAGTGGCCAACATTCACCCGGCACCCATGGGCCGTTACGAGCCCCGGCCCACATCCCGAATGGCTCACAACACATACACCCATTTTAACACCATTGCCAGGGCGTCGCAAATCCAAGCCCCACCCAACCCTGTCTCCAAGACCACGCACTATACTGGAGAGCGTGGCCTGCTGGAATCAACCAATCCACTGGCTTTTGACAGCTACGCTTATTCAACAACACCTCAATACAGGTTAGGTTTTGCCCCGCCTTTGGAGGCAGGACCAGCCTATGAAATGTATCCTACTGGACAAGGGGTGGGGACGAGTCAAGATGCTAACGTGGGAAAACACTCCAGCTCCGCCCAATTTCCATATTCAACCCCACCTACAGAATACTCTCAGAGACACACGCAGAGAATGCAGACTCATGTGTAA
- the LOC113121022 gene encoding kin of IRRE-like protein 1 isoform X2, translating into MGFSMTCLWILTLAISVHRVLSGPRFSQEPADQSVVIGERVVLSCVVFNYTGIVQWTKDGLALGIGEDLRAWPRYRVLRILDVGQYNLEITSADLTDDSLYECQATEAALRSRRAKLTVLIPPEGPVIEGSPEILLTAGTSYNLTCVSRGAKPLSTIEWYKDGIMVEGAHTSTEVLADRKRVTTKSFLEIQPVDTDTGRNFTCVASNLAAPLGKRVTVTLNVHHPPTVVLSIEPRSVLEGERVQFTCQATANPPIMGYRWAKGGVILDGARESVFETTADHSFFTEPVSCLVFNAVGSTNVSILVDVHFGPILVLEPRPVTVDVDSDVSLNCKWSGNPPLTLTWTKKGSSMVLSNSNQLFLKSVSQADAGQYVCKAIVPRIGVGETEVTLTVNGPPIISSEPIQYAVRGEKGEIKCYIASTPPPDKIVWAWKENVWEKERGTLLERYTVEQSRPASQGGAVLSTLTINNVMESDFQSTYNCTAWNAFGPGTMIITLEETDIVPVGVIAGGSVGSSMLLLLLLFALIFYLYRQRKASRRGVTLKPDIKVETVNKETHSLEEEAASASTATRMFLPSVSLSPSTQPFKDDMELKQDIQSDTLEPKAEEYEAKDPTNGYYNVRATTHDEVRTSNRSLLYQEFRPPNPASVSASAGGPVANIHPAPMGRYEPRPTSRMAHNTYTHFNTIARASQIQAPPNPVSKTTHYTGERGLLESTNPLAFDSYAYSTTPQYRLGFAPPLEAGPAYEMYPTGQGVGTSQDANVGKHSSSAQFPYSTPPTEYSQRHTQRMQTHV; encoded by the exons tgcTCAGCGGCCCGCGGTTTTCTCAGGAGCCGGCGGATCAGTCTGTGGTGATCGGGGAGAGAGTAGTTTTGTCCTGTGTGGTGTTTAACTACACCGGCATTGTACAGTGGACCAAAGACGGGCTCGCTCTTGGCATCGGAGAAGATCTGAggg cttgGCCGCGGTACCGTGTATTGCGGATCTTGGATGTTGGGCAGTATAATCTGGAGATCACGTCAGCGGACCTGACCGATGACTCACTGTACGAGTGTCAGGCCACTGAAGCCGCTCTGAGGTCCAGAAGAGCTAAACTCACTGTTCTGA ttCCCCCTGAAGGTCCTGTTATCGAGGGCTCTCCAGAGATCCTGCTGACAGCAGGAACCTCATATAACCTCACCTGTGTGTCTCGAGGAGCAAAGCCACTGTCAACGATAGAGTGGTACAAAGATGGGATCATGGTGGAGGGAGCCCATACCAGCACT GAAGTGTTAGCAGACAGGAAGAGGGTGACCACAAAGAGTTTTCTGGAGATTCAGCCAGTGGACACAGATACAGGACGAAATTTCACCTGTGTGGCCTCAAACCTGGCTGCCCCGCTGGGAAAGAGGGTCACTGTGACACTCAACGTCCACC ATCCTCCTACAGTTGTCCTGTCTATAGAGCCTCGCTCGGTTCTAGAAGGAGAGCGAGTTCAATTTACCTGCCAGGCCACTGCCAACCCTCCCATTATGGGCTACAG GTGGGCTAAAGGGGGTGTGATTCTGGATGGAGCGAGAGAAAGTGTGTTTGAGACGACAGCAGATCACTCGTTCTTCACTGAGCCCGTGTCCTGTCTGGTCTTTAATGCGGTGGGCAGCACCAACGTCAGTATTTTAGTGGACGTTCACT TTGGTCCAATTCTGGTGCTGGAGCCGAGGCCTGTAACGGTGGACGTTGACTCTGATGTCTCACTCAACTGTAAATGGTCAGGAAATCCTCCACTCACCCTCACATGGACCAAGAAGGGCTCCAGCATG GTCCTCAGTAACAGTAATCAGCTATTCCTGAAGTCTGTGAGTCAGGCGGATGCAGGACAGTATGTGTGTAAAGCCATCGTCCCCAGAATCGGTGTGGGAGAAACAGAGGTCACTCTTACAGTCAATG GTCCTCCAATCATCTCGAGCGAGCCGATCCAGTATGCGGTGAGAGGAGAGAAGGGGGAAATCAAGTGCTACATAGCCAGCACCCCTCCACCGGACAAAATC gtttgggCATGGAAGGAGAACGTGtgggaaaaagagagagggacGCTGCTGGAGAGGTACACAGTGGAGCAGAGTAGACCTGCGTCACAAGGGGGCGCCGTTCTGTCCACCCTCACCATCAATAATGTCATGGAGTCCGACTTCCAGTCCACCTACAACTGCACGGCATGGAACGCGTTTGGACCGGGAACCATGATCATCACACTGGAGGAGACAG atataGTGCCTGTAGGTGTGATAGCAGGTGGATCTGTTGGATCTTCCATGTTGCTTCTGCTCCTCCTGTTTGCTCTGATATTCTATCTGTATCGACAGCGCAAAGCCA GTCGTCGTGGAGTCACGTTGAAGCCAGACATTAAAGTGGAAACGGTCAACAAGGAGACTCACAGTCTTGAGGAGGAGGCTGCCAGCGCCTCCACAGCTACACGAATG TTTCTTccctctgtctccctctctccctccacCCAGCCCTTCAAAGATGACATGGAGCTGAAGCAGGACATCCAGAGCGACACGCTGGAGCCCAAGGCGGAGGAGTATGAGGCCAAG GACCCCACCAATGGTTACTACAATGTTCGAGCTACAACACATGATGAAGTCCGCACTTCTAACCGTTCCCTGCTGTACCAGGAATTTCGGCCACCAAATCCTGCTTCAGTTTCGGCGTCAGCTGGTGGCCCAGTGGCCAACATTCACCCGGCACCCATGGGCCGTTACGAGCCCCGGCCCACATCCCGAATGGCTCACAACACATACACCCATTTTAACACCATTGCCAGGGCGTCGCAAATCCAAGCCCCACCCAACCCTGTCTCCAAGACCACGCACTATACTGGAGAGCGTGGCCTGCTGGAATCAACCAATCCACTGGCTTTTGACAGCTACGCTTATTCAACAACACCTCAATACAGGTTAGGTTTTGCCCCGCCTTTGGAGGCAGGACCAGCCTATGAAATGTATCCTACTGGACAAGGGGTGGGGACGAGTCAAGATGCTAACGTGGGAAAACACTCCAGCTCCGCCCAATTTCCATATTCAACCCCACCTACAGAATACTCTCAGAGACACACGCAGAGAATGCAGACTCATGTGTAA
- the LOC113121022 gene encoding kin of IRRE-like protein 1 isoform X3, producing MGFSMTCLWILTLAISVHRVLSGPRFSQEPADQSVVIGERVVLSCVVFNYTGIVQWTKDGLALGIGEDLRAWPRYRVLRILDVGQYNLEITSADLTDDSLYECQATEAALRSRRAKLTVLIPPEGPVIEGSPEILLTAGTSYNLTCVSRGAKPLSTIEWYKDGIMVEGAHTSTEVLADRKRVTTKSFLEIQPVDTDTGRNFTCVASNLAAPLGKRVTVTLNVHHPPTVVLSIEPRSVLEGERVQFTCQATANPPIMGYRWAKGGVILDGARESVFETTADHSFFTEPVSCLVFNAVGSTNVSILVDVHFGPILVLEPRPVTVDVDSDVSLNCKWSGNPPLTLTWTKKGSSMVLSNSNQLFLKSVSQADAGQYVCKAIVPRIGVGETEVTLTVNGPPIISSEPIQYAVRGEKGEIKCYIASTPPPDKIVWAWKENVWEKERGTLLERYTVEQSRPASQGGAVLSTLTINNVMESDFQSTYNCTAWNAFGPGTMIITLEETDIVPVGVIAGGSVGSSMLLLLLLFALIFYLYRQRKASRRGVTLKPDIKVETVNKETHSLEEEAASASTATRMVKAMYSPFKDDMELKQDIQSDTLEPKAEEYEAKDPTNGYYNVRATTHDEVRTSNRSLLYQEFRPPNPASVSASAGGPVANIHPAPMGRYEPRPTSRMAHNTYTHFNTIARASQIQAPPNPVSKTTHYTGERGLLESTNPLAFDSYAYSTTPQYRLGFAPPLEAGPAYEMYPTGQGVGTSQDANVGKHSSSAQFPYSTPPTEYSQRHTQRMQTHV from the exons tgcTCAGCGGCCCGCGGTTTTCTCAGGAGCCGGCGGATCAGTCTGTGGTGATCGGGGAGAGAGTAGTTTTGTCCTGTGTGGTGTTTAACTACACCGGCATTGTACAGTGGACCAAAGACGGGCTCGCTCTTGGCATCGGAGAAGATCTGAggg cttgGCCGCGGTACCGTGTATTGCGGATCTTGGATGTTGGGCAGTATAATCTGGAGATCACGTCAGCGGACCTGACCGATGACTCACTGTACGAGTGTCAGGCCACTGAAGCCGCTCTGAGGTCCAGAAGAGCTAAACTCACTGTTCTGA ttCCCCCTGAAGGTCCTGTTATCGAGGGCTCTCCAGAGATCCTGCTGACAGCAGGAACCTCATATAACCTCACCTGTGTGTCTCGAGGAGCAAAGCCACTGTCAACGATAGAGTGGTACAAAGATGGGATCATGGTGGAGGGAGCCCATACCAGCACT GAAGTGTTAGCAGACAGGAAGAGGGTGACCACAAAGAGTTTTCTGGAGATTCAGCCAGTGGACACAGATACAGGACGAAATTTCACCTGTGTGGCCTCAAACCTGGCTGCCCCGCTGGGAAAGAGGGTCACTGTGACACTCAACGTCCACC ATCCTCCTACAGTTGTCCTGTCTATAGAGCCTCGCTCGGTTCTAGAAGGAGAGCGAGTTCAATTTACCTGCCAGGCCACTGCCAACCCTCCCATTATGGGCTACAG GTGGGCTAAAGGGGGTGTGATTCTGGATGGAGCGAGAGAAAGTGTGTTTGAGACGACAGCAGATCACTCGTTCTTCACTGAGCCCGTGTCCTGTCTGGTCTTTAATGCGGTGGGCAGCACCAACGTCAGTATTTTAGTGGACGTTCACT TTGGTCCAATTCTGGTGCTGGAGCCGAGGCCTGTAACGGTGGACGTTGACTCTGATGTCTCACTCAACTGTAAATGGTCAGGAAATCCTCCACTCACCCTCACATGGACCAAGAAGGGCTCCAGCATG GTCCTCAGTAACAGTAATCAGCTATTCCTGAAGTCTGTGAGTCAGGCGGATGCAGGACAGTATGTGTGTAAAGCCATCGTCCCCAGAATCGGTGTGGGAGAAACAGAGGTCACTCTTACAGTCAATG GTCCTCCAATCATCTCGAGCGAGCCGATCCAGTATGCGGTGAGAGGAGAGAAGGGGGAAATCAAGTGCTACATAGCCAGCACCCCTCCACCGGACAAAATC gtttgggCATGGAAGGAGAACGTGtgggaaaaagagagagggacGCTGCTGGAGAGGTACACAGTGGAGCAGAGTAGACCTGCGTCACAAGGGGGCGCCGTTCTGTCCACCCTCACCATCAATAATGTCATGGAGTCCGACTTCCAGTCCACCTACAACTGCACGGCATGGAACGCGTTTGGACCGGGAACCATGATCATCACACTGGAGGAGACAG atataGTGCCTGTAGGTGTGATAGCAGGTGGATCTGTTGGATCTTCCATGTTGCTTCTGCTCCTCCTGTTTGCTCTGATATTCTATCTGTATCGACAGCGCAAAGCCA GTCGTCGTGGAGTCACGTTGAAGCCAGACATTAAAGTGGAAACGGTCAACAAGGAGACTCACAGTCTTGAGGAGGAGGCTGCCAGCGCCTCCACAGCTACACGAATGGTAAAAGCTATGTATTCT CCCTTCAAAGATGACATGGAGCTGAAGCAGGACATCCAGAGCGACACGCTGGAGCCCAAGGCGGAGGAGTATGAGGCCAAG GACCCCACCAATGGTTACTACAATGTTCGAGCTACAACACATGATGAAGTCCGCACTTCTAACCGTTCCCTGCTGTACCAGGAATTTCGGCCACCAAATCCTGCTTCAGTTTCGGCGTCAGCTGGTGGCCCAGTGGCCAACATTCACCCGGCACCCATGGGCCGTTACGAGCCCCGGCCCACATCCCGAATGGCTCACAACACATACACCCATTTTAACACCATTGCCAGGGCGTCGCAAATCCAAGCCCCACCCAACCCTGTCTCCAAGACCACGCACTATACTGGAGAGCGTGGCCTGCTGGAATCAACCAATCCACTGGCTTTTGACAGCTACGCTTATTCAACAACACCTCAATACAGGTTAGGTTTTGCCCCGCCTTTGGAGGCAGGACCAGCCTATGAAATGTATCCTACTGGACAAGGGGTGGGGACGAGTCAAGATGCTAACGTGGGAAAACACTCCAGCTCCGCCCAATTTCCATATTCAACCCCACCTACAGAATACTCTCAGAGACACACGCAGAGAATGCAGACTCATGTGTAA
- the LOC113121022 gene encoding kin of IRRE-like protein 1 isoform X4, giving the protein MGFSMTCLWILTLAISVHRVLSGPRFSQEPADQSVVIGERVVLSCVVFNYTGIVQWTKDGLALGIGEDLRAWPRYRVLRILDVGQYNLEITSADLTDDSLYECQATEAALRSRRAKLTVLIPPEGPVIEGSPEILLTAGTSYNLTCVSRGAKPLSTIEWYKDGIMVEGAHTSTEVLADRKRVTTKSFLEIQPVDTDTGRNFTCVASNLAAPLGKRVTVTLNVHHPPTVVLSIEPRSVLEGERVQFTCQATANPPIMGYRWAKGGVILDGARESVFETTADHSFFTEPVSCLVFNAVGSTNVSILVDVHFGPILVLEPRPVTVDVDSDVSLNCKWSGNPPLTLTWTKKGSSMVLSNSNQLFLKSVSQADAGQYVCKAIVPRIGVGETEVTLTVNGPPIISSEPIQYAVRGEKGEIKCYIASTPPPDKIVWAWKENVWEKERGTLLERYTVEQSRPASQGGAVLSTLTINNVMESDFQSTYNCTAWNAFGPGTMIITLEETDIVPVGVIAGGSVGSSMLLLLLLFALIFYLYRQRKASRRGVTLKPDIKVETVNKETHSLEEEAASASTATRMPFKDDMELKQDIQSDTLEPKAEEYEAKDPTNGYYNVRATTHDEVRTSNRSLLYQEFRPPNPASVSASAGGPVANIHPAPMGRYEPRPTSRMAHNTYTHFNTIARASQIQAPPNPVSKTTHYTGERGLLESTNPLAFDSYAYSTTPQYRLGFAPPLEAGPAYEMYPTGQGVGTSQDANVGKHSSSAQFPYSTPPTEYSQRHTQRMQTHV; this is encoded by the exons tgcTCAGCGGCCCGCGGTTTTCTCAGGAGCCGGCGGATCAGTCTGTGGTGATCGGGGAGAGAGTAGTTTTGTCCTGTGTGGTGTTTAACTACACCGGCATTGTACAGTGGACCAAAGACGGGCTCGCTCTTGGCATCGGAGAAGATCTGAggg cttgGCCGCGGTACCGTGTATTGCGGATCTTGGATGTTGGGCAGTATAATCTGGAGATCACGTCAGCGGACCTGACCGATGACTCACTGTACGAGTGTCAGGCCACTGAAGCCGCTCTGAGGTCCAGAAGAGCTAAACTCACTGTTCTGA ttCCCCCTGAAGGTCCTGTTATCGAGGGCTCTCCAGAGATCCTGCTGACAGCAGGAACCTCATATAACCTCACCTGTGTGTCTCGAGGAGCAAAGCCACTGTCAACGATAGAGTGGTACAAAGATGGGATCATGGTGGAGGGAGCCCATACCAGCACT GAAGTGTTAGCAGACAGGAAGAGGGTGACCACAAAGAGTTTTCTGGAGATTCAGCCAGTGGACACAGATACAGGACGAAATTTCACCTGTGTGGCCTCAAACCTGGCTGCCCCGCTGGGAAAGAGGGTCACTGTGACACTCAACGTCCACC ATCCTCCTACAGTTGTCCTGTCTATAGAGCCTCGCTCGGTTCTAGAAGGAGAGCGAGTTCAATTTACCTGCCAGGCCACTGCCAACCCTCCCATTATGGGCTACAG GTGGGCTAAAGGGGGTGTGATTCTGGATGGAGCGAGAGAAAGTGTGTTTGAGACGACAGCAGATCACTCGTTCTTCACTGAGCCCGTGTCCTGTCTGGTCTTTAATGCGGTGGGCAGCACCAACGTCAGTATTTTAGTGGACGTTCACT TTGGTCCAATTCTGGTGCTGGAGCCGAGGCCTGTAACGGTGGACGTTGACTCTGATGTCTCACTCAACTGTAAATGGTCAGGAAATCCTCCACTCACCCTCACATGGACCAAGAAGGGCTCCAGCATG GTCCTCAGTAACAGTAATCAGCTATTCCTGAAGTCTGTGAGTCAGGCGGATGCAGGACAGTATGTGTGTAAAGCCATCGTCCCCAGAATCGGTGTGGGAGAAACAGAGGTCACTCTTACAGTCAATG GTCCTCCAATCATCTCGAGCGAGCCGATCCAGTATGCGGTGAGAGGAGAGAAGGGGGAAATCAAGTGCTACATAGCCAGCACCCCTCCACCGGACAAAATC gtttgggCATGGAAGGAGAACGTGtgggaaaaagagagagggacGCTGCTGGAGAGGTACACAGTGGAGCAGAGTAGACCTGCGTCACAAGGGGGCGCCGTTCTGTCCACCCTCACCATCAATAATGTCATGGAGTCCGACTTCCAGTCCACCTACAACTGCACGGCATGGAACGCGTTTGGACCGGGAACCATGATCATCACACTGGAGGAGACAG atataGTGCCTGTAGGTGTGATAGCAGGTGGATCTGTTGGATCTTCCATGTTGCTTCTGCTCCTCCTGTTTGCTCTGATATTCTATCTGTATCGACAGCGCAAAGCCA GTCGTCGTGGAGTCACGTTGAAGCCAGACATTAAAGTGGAAACGGTCAACAAGGAGACTCACAGTCTTGAGGAGGAGGCTGCCAGCGCCTCCACAGCTACACGAATG CCCTTCAAAGATGACATGGAGCTGAAGCAGGACATCCAGAGCGACACGCTGGAGCCCAAGGCGGAGGAGTATGAGGCCAAG GACCCCACCAATGGTTACTACAATGTTCGAGCTACAACACATGATGAAGTCCGCACTTCTAACCGTTCCCTGCTGTACCAGGAATTTCGGCCACCAAATCCTGCTTCAGTTTCGGCGTCAGCTGGTGGCCCAGTGGCCAACATTCACCCGGCACCCATGGGCCGTTACGAGCCCCGGCCCACATCCCGAATGGCTCACAACACATACACCCATTTTAACACCATTGCCAGGGCGTCGCAAATCCAAGCCCCACCCAACCCTGTCTCCAAGACCACGCACTATACTGGAGAGCGTGGCCTGCTGGAATCAACCAATCCACTGGCTTTTGACAGCTACGCTTATTCAACAACACCTCAATACAGGTTAGGTTTTGCCCCGCCTTTGGAGGCAGGACCAGCCTATGAAATGTATCCTACTGGACAAGGGGTGGGGACGAGTCAAGATGCTAACGTGGGAAAACACTCCAGCTCCGCCCAATTTCCATATTCAACCCCACCTACAGAATACTCTCAGAGACACACGCAGAGAATGCAGACTCATGTGTAA
- the LOC113121047 gene encoding uncharacterized protein LOC113121047 — protein sequence MRFKIRKGVESSSEQSVVMFRIRRSFLSLFQASDDEEVFTPECVQRDDEDKHKTIYRRRFGMNPDVMRLQRAESSSGQSSSDYGEVFTPECVQRDDQEKHKTIYRFVCSHAGQFQCSLTSLVFVMEDEGEVLYNTVSWDSGLGQVQPAGPLYNIECSAGSVSHLHFQHCVIFSEENKDCLAVAHVTGGNVEIIQPLRVTETHVIIDIRDLSIFGLIWIKKKLGFPIKGQVLLFLRPVTVKQKILNVHLLPGNVPVSEVQRWHLDKKYIETSSKCQLFPKKQYSLCCQPEDCEVQPVSEMFELDPFGPNYHPTFEVFLDVNIEEIRLGVLETRDGKEVWKTRRILLTVAPSKGVEPPVQRRIPETEFVKTNRDKLIQRVSSVMAIADSLMSQDMINSEMYSKVRAADTREEKMRHLLDALDSGGAAVKAEFCRLLKEKEHHLVNELGPHL from the exons ATGAGGTTTAAAATACGCAAAG GAGTGGAATCATCTTCAGAACAATCTGTCGTCATGTTCAGAATAAGAAGATCATTCCTTTCTTTATTTCAGGCCTCAGATGATGAAGAAGTGTTCACACCTGAGTGTGTTCAGCGAGATGATGAGGACAAACACAAGACTATATACAG GCGCAGATTCGGAATGAATCCTGATGTAATGCGTCTCCAAA GAGCGGAATCATCTTCAGGACAATCA TCCTCAGATTATGGAGAAGTGTTCACACCTGAGTGTGTTCAGCGAGATGATCAGGAAAAACACAAGACTATATACAG GTTTGTGTGTTCACATGCTGGTCAGTTTCAGTGCAGTCTGACCAGCCTTGTGTTTGTGATGGAGGATGAAGGAGAGGTGCTGTATAACACAGTCTCATGGGATTCTGGTCTGGGTCAGGTGCAGCCTGCAGGGCCCTTGTACAACATTGAATGTTCTGCAGGTTCAGTCTCACATCTACACTTTCAGCACTGTGTGATATTCTCTG AAGAAAACAAGGACTGTTTGGCTGTAGCACATGTCACTGGTGGTAATGTAGAAATAATACAGCCACTCAGAGTGACAGAAACTCATGTGATCATTGACATCAGAGATCTCAGCATTTTTGGGCTcatctggattaaaaaaaaattgggctTCCCCATTAAAGGCCAGGTTTTGCTCTTTCTTCGACCTGTAACTGTTAAACAGAAAATACTTAATGTCCACTTGCTTCCAGGGAATGTTCCAGTATCAGAG GTCCAGCGCTGGCACCTggataaaaaatacattgagaCAAGTTCAAAATGTCAGCTGTTTCCTAAAAAACAATACAGTCTGTGTTGTCAGCCAGAGGATTGTGAAGTGCAACCAGTG agtgaGATGTTTGAGCTTGATCCTTTTGGCCCAAACTATCATCCCACGTTTGAAGTGTTTTTGGATGTCAACATTGAGGAGATCCGATTGGGTGTTTTGGAAACTCGAGATGGGAAGGAAGTGTGGAAAACACGGCGAATTCTTCTTACAG ttGCACCAAGTAAAGGTGTAGAACCTCCTGTGCAAAGAAGGATCCCAG AAACTGAATTTGTGAAAACAAACAGAGATAAACTCATTCAGAGAGTTTCATCAGTGATGGCAATTGCTGACAGTTTGATGAGCCAAGACATGATTAATAGTGAAATGTACAGTAAAGTTCGTGCTGCAGACACACGAGAAGAGAAAATGAGACACTTGTTGGATGCTCTTGACTCTGGAGGAGCTGCTGTAAAAGCAGAGTTCTGCAGACTGCTAAAGGAGAAGGAGCATCATCTTGTAAATGAactggggcctcatttataa